The DNA segment TCAATAATGGAATGGATATATTCATATGGATATGAAGACCGATTTCATGAATTAAAATCGCAAGACCTGTAAAGCCACTTGCTAACATTCCCGCCGGTCGGATAAACACTTCTAAAGCAAAGGTTTGAATCAATGCCGACATAATCACCATAAAAACACTAAAAACCAAGCGAATATTCTTTCTTTTTCTTAAGTTTACTATTTTTTGTTTCATGACGGCGGTCGTCCCCCTTTATTTCCATTACTATTGTATAATTTCATCGGATGATATTCACAGTTATCCTTTTCCTACTATTAGGAAATATTATTTGTGAAAGGGACATCATGAATAAAAGACAAGAAAAATTATTACGTATACTCAGTGAGGAAAATAAATGGTTTACCGCCACTTCTTTAGCAAAATTATTATCCGTTTCCAATCGCACGATTCGTTCAGACATTGATACCATCAATAAAGCCTGTCCGGAAAAGCTGATTGAATCCAACTTGCGTAAAGGCTATTCACTCATTAGTGACAACTATAAAAAATTCCAAAGCCATTTCCAAGGCATAAACCAAAATGGAAAAGAAAGAAATCTTTTTATTTTAAAGACTGTATTACTATCTAGGGATTCTATTTTTATTCCCGACCTATTAGACCGCCTTTGCATCTCGGAATACACCCTAGACGCCCATCTGAAAGAAATCCGTCGTCAACTTGCTCAATACCAAAATTTAGAATTGAAAAAGTCAGCGAACCACCTCATCCTATTAGGCTCTGAAAATGAAATCCGCAAGCTATACAAAACCCTCATGATTGAAGAAACAAAACAGAATTTTTTAAACATCAATGAACTTGCTTCATTATATACCAACTTTGATTTATTAAAATGTAAAAAAGAATTGGAACAACTTTTACAACACTACCATTATTCCGTGAATGCTAATATACTACCTTCTATTCTATTGCACATTAGTATTTCTATTGATCGTATTCTAAATGGTAAATATATTGAAAGTGTTCGTGATAGTCGTGAAATCATTGATACAACTGAATACAAAATCGCCCATGATTTTTATCATCGCATTGCTGTTTTATATCAAGCTCAAGTGATTGAAAGTGAAGTTATCATCTTAGCTCTTTTATTGATGGGTGAAAGTGCTCGCTATTTAGGTGAAACTCAGCTTTCAAAATACATTCCGGATGGTCTTTTATGCAGTGATATTATTAATGAGTTGATTGCTTATATTGATGGTCAACATGGAATTGATTTTTCAAAAGATGAATCCTTCAAAATTGGTTTAACCATTCATTTACAATCTTTGATTGAACGTAATCTCAGTCAACGCCCCTCTACCAATTTATATTTGCAAGAAGTTAAACGTAAGTTTCCTTTAATATTTGAAGTCGGAGTCAGTTCAGCTTCCTTTTTATCCCGTCGTCTGCATATTGACATCAATGAAGATGAAATCGGCTTTATCACCTTACACTTAGGAATGGCTTATGAACATCTATACCACTCACAAAAGCTAAAAGCCGTTTGGATTTCTCCTTTGGCTGAAAATGTGTATTTTCCACAAAAGAAAAAGATTGAGAATATTTTTTATGAGCATCTTGAAATCATAAAAGTATACGCTTATTTCCAAGAAGAACTCATTGTAGCCGATCATCCTGATTTCATTATTTGTTCGATACCTTTGCGCCATCATTTAAATATTCCAACCGTTGAAATTTCCTTGCTTTGTTCCAAAGATGATGAAGCGAAGTTATTTGAAACCATTCATAGCCTTGAAAAAGAACGTGTTAAAAAAGAATTTTATCAAAAATTAAAAGGTTTAATCACAAAGGAACATTTTTACCATCATCAAAGCTTTACAAGTCCAAAATCGGTTCTGCAATTTATGTCAGATGAACTTCAAAAACATGGTTATGTGACGCCGGACTTCTTCCCATCTGTCATGCGAAGAGAAGAATTATCCCCAACTTCTTTTAACTTCAATTTTGCGACACCGCACCCAATTGACTCATCTTGTATCAAATCGGCTATTTCGATTATGCTACTGGATAAACCAATTCTTTGGGGCAATTATGAAGTCCAACTGGTCTTCTTATTAGCCATTGATAAGCTTGATACATCTAACTTAAAACCATTCTTTGATTGGATTGCGTCTTTAACGGAAGATTATGAAAAACTATCGCAACTTATTGCTAGTAATACCTATGAAGAATTTATGAGTTACCTCATTTAAAGAAATTTTGACTATAATAAGGCTTTAGTAGCAAAGTTATCCAACGAAAAAACCTGATGTTGCACCGGGAGATAAAGAAAGAAGTGATGAATCAATAAACCTTAAATTTATAAAAAGCCACTCTTGAAAGAGTGACCATTGAGGCAATGTGCCTCTTTTTCTTTTTAATCCTCCAAGATTTATTTTTTAGATAGAAAAGATTGCTGAGGCAACTTTAAAGTAAACAATAATGGATAACGTATCCACGATTG comes from the Bulleidia sp. zg-1006 genome and includes:
- a CDS encoding transcription antiterminator, which translates into the protein MNKRQEKLLRILSEENKWFTATSLAKLLSVSNRTIRSDIDTINKACPEKLIESNLRKGYSLISDNYKKFQSHFQGINQNGKERNLFILKTVLLSRDSIFIPDLLDRLCISEYTLDAHLKEIRRQLAQYQNLELKKSANHLILLGSENEIRKLYKTLMIEETKQNFLNINELASLYTNFDLLKCKKELEQLLQHYHYSVNANILPSILLHISISIDRILNGKYIESVRDSREIIDTTEYKIAHDFYHRIAVLYQAQVIESEVIILALLLMGESARYLGETQLSKYIPDGLLCSDIINELIAYIDGQHGIDFSKDESFKIGLTIHLQSLIERNLSQRPSTNLYLQEVKRKFPLIFEVGVSSASFLSRRLHIDINEDEIGFITLHLGMAYEHLYHSQKLKAVWISPLAENVYFPQKKKIENIFYEHLEIIKVYAYFQEELIVADHPDFIICSIPLRHHLNIPTVEISLLCSKDDEAKLFETIHSLEKERVKKEFYQKLKGLITKEHFYHHQSFTSPKSVLQFMSDELQKHGYVTPDFFPSVMRREELSPTSFNFNFATPHPIDSSCIKSAISIMLLDKPILWGNYEVQLVFLLAIDKLDTSNLKPFFDWIASLTEDYEKLSQLIASNTYEEFMSYLI